From one Sulfuricurvum sp. IAE1 genomic stretch:
- a CDS encoding pentapeptide repeat-containing protein → MKKLVWALALGASVYAYDAAHLKKALEEKECLGCDLRGADLRNIDFSGGDLSRSDLSGADLRNSVFVMCSIDDANLSRAKAEGAIFWKGSMERSDLRYLGARGANFKGTHLAHSNLSHADLRGTKSWKADFTEAKLSHTDFGDAELGDAKFIRIDLRSAKMKNALLWQTRFSETVMNKAQCAQAKKEEAVLDTNVTCR, encoded by the coding sequence GTGAAAAAGCTCGTCTGGGCTTTAGCCCTTGGGGCAAGCGTGTACGCTTACGATGCCGCGCACCTGAAAAAAGCGCTGGAGGAGAAAGAGTGCCTCGGATGCGACCTGCGCGGCGCCGATCTGCGAAACATCGATTTTAGCGGCGGGGATCTCAGCCGCAGCGATCTCTCCGGTGCCGATCTGCGCAACAGCGTGTTTGTGATGTGCTCCATCGATGATGCCAACCTCAGTCGTGCAAAAGCGGAGGGGGCAATTTTCTGGAAAGGCTCGATGGAGCGAAGCGATCTGCGTTATCTGGGTGCTCGGGGGGCGAATTTCAAAGGGACGCATCTGGCCCATTCGAACTTGTCCCATGCCGATTTGAGAGGGACGAAAAGCTGGAAAGCCGATTTTACCGAAGCGAAACTTTCTCATACCGATTTTGGGGATGCGGAGCTGGGGGACGCTAAATTTATCCGCATCGATCTGCGCAGTGCGAAAATGAAAAACGCCCTGTTGTGGCAGACCAGGTTTTCCGAGACGGTGATGAACAAAGCGCAATGCGCTCAGGCGAAGAAAGAAGAAGCGGTGCTGGATACGAACGTGACCTGCCGCTGA
- a CDS encoding VWA domain-containing protein — MNIWSFEYPWAFLALVPVLYCLYRCKSIPQKRYFPHIAFFGTPSKWRNLDWLLKVLAVTLMVAALASPVVTDFSDPRNRNGIDIVLSIDGSGSMNASGFAEGESRATRFEVVQKLASDFVMKRREDNVGVVLFGDFAFIATPVTFEKEIIAEMIGYLSFGMAGQNTAIGEGVAQGVRALQGSKAKSKVIVLLTDGEHNSGAISPKEAVEMVRKAGIRLYTIGIGERGEYDSKLLSQMARDGGGEYFTAANEKELEGVYERIDTLERSRIKSAEHTFAEPYFQWPLALVLVIVAWMMGQRRIRG, encoded by the coding sequence ATGAATATCTGGTCATTTGAATACCCGTGGGCGTTTTTGGCCCTTGTTCCGGTACTGTATTGTCTCTACCGCTGCAAGAGCATCCCGCAGAAACGGTATTTTCCCCATATCGCGTTTTTCGGCACCCCCTCCAAATGGCGCAATCTGGACTGGCTTTTGAAAGTGCTGGCGGTGACGCTGATGGTCGCCGCGCTCGCAAGCCCCGTCGTGACCGATTTTTCCGATCCCCGCAATCGCAACGGGATCGATATCGTCCTCTCCATCGACGGGAGCGGATCGATGAACGCGTCGGGATTCGCCGAAGGGGAGAGCCGCGCGACCCGGTTTGAAGTGGTGCAGAAGCTTGCGTCGGATTTCGTCATGAAACGGCGCGAGGACAACGTCGGGGTAGTGCTGTTCGGAGATTTCGCGTTTATCGCCACGCCGGTTACGTTTGAGAAAGAGATCATTGCCGAGATGATCGGCTACCTCTCGTTCGGGATGGCGGGGCAGAATACCGCGATCGGCGAGGGGGTGGCGCAGGGTGTGCGTGCGCTGCAGGGCTCCAAAGCCAAATCCAAGGTGATCGTGTTGCTGACCGACGGCGAGCACAACAGCGGTGCGATCTCCCCCAAAGAGGCGGTGGAGATGGTGCGCAAAGCGGGAATCCGGCTTTATACCATCGGGATCGGGGAGAGGGGAGAATACGATTCGAAACTCCTTTCGCAAATGGCCCGCGACGGGGGCGGGGAATATTTTACCGCCGCGAACGAAAAAGAGCTCGAAGGGGTGTACGAGCGGATCGATACGCTCGAACGATCACGGATTAAAAGCGCCGAGCACACTTTTGCCGAACCCTATTTCCAGTGGCCGCTTGCACTCGTTCTGGTGATCGTGGCGTGGATGATGGGTCAACGGAGGATACGCGGATGA